From the genome of Xiphophorus hellerii strain 12219 chromosome 11, Xiphophorus_hellerii-4.1, whole genome shotgun sequence, one region includes:
- the il13ra2 gene encoding interleukin-13 receptor subunit alpha-2, with product MANTSSVLHSLMLIFITWRGSMRCCAITVDPPEDLAVLDSGRLGQMQITWRPPSSLTKMTKCLPQYQLEYFNTYKNNWETLRTPRRTYSTQFDPSKDVHIKVYTILNGECTNNTMIMSKNCTETILKPPSTGILDAEAKAFICVYHNMENLECSWTRSLKTPPSALHNLYFWHKSLDQAVECPSYILSGGVRKGCNFSGKPLPEFTDIYFCVNGSSREGPLKATFFSLQIQNQVKVTAPDKLHLQTSSDTELEFHWENPTGRLPGHCLEWEVRHHHVGTDGKISLNHIHTEKPRLTLPFSNSNERNCFQVRSRLNSYCVDQSFWSDWSHETCHPVLDNRETALGPEMSSVSIYIYVAVVIIVILVVSLCVWAAVNMRKAGPQKKVDSLLPKLLTNNLTQRVSKIYSGKKMCTDVVI from the exons ATGGCTAATACATCCAGTGTTCTTCATTCACTGATGCTGATCTTCATAACCTGGAGGGGGAGCATGCGCTGCTGTGCCATCACAG TGGATCCCCCGGAGGATCTTGCAGTATTGGACTCTGGTCGCCTCGGACAAATGCAGATTACTTGGCGTCCACCAAGCAGCCTGACGAAAATGACAAAGTGCCTTCCTCAGTACCAGCTGGAGTATTTCAACACATACAAGAACAACTGGGAG ACTCTCAGAACCCCGAGGAGGACCTACAGCACCCAGTTTGACCCGTCCAAAGACGTCCATATAAAAGTTTACACCATTCTGAATGGAGAGTGCACCAACAACACGATGATCATGAGCAAAAACTGCACTGAGACGATTCTGAAACCTCCCAGCACAG GAATATTGGATGCAGAAGCCAAAGCGTTTATTTGCGTGTACCATAATATGGAGAACCTGGAGTGCAGCTGGACACGCAGCCTGAAGACACCACCCAGCGCACTGCACAATCTCTACTTCTG GCATAAGTCCCTGGATCAGGCAGTTGAATGCCCCAGCTATATTTTGTCAGGTGGAGTCAGGAAGGGCTGCAACTTCTCAGGAAAGCCTCTTCCTGAATTCACTGACATCTACTTCTGTGTAAACGGCTCCTCCCGCGAAGGGCCCCTGAAGGCAACATTCTTCTCCCTGCAGATTCAAAACCAGG tgaaggtTACAGCTCCAGATAAGCTGCATCTGCAAACGAGTTCTGACACGGAGTTGGAGTTTCACTGGGAGAATCCCACTGGGAGGCTTCCTGGTCACTGCCTTGAGTGGGAAGTGAGACACCATCATGTGGGGACTGATGGAAAAATATCTTTG AACCACATTCACACCGAGAAGCCCCGCCTGACTCTGCCTTTCAGCAACAGCAATGAGAGAAACTGCTTCCAGGTTCGGTCCAGGCTGAACTCTTATTGTGTGGACCAAAGCTTCTGGAGTGATTGGAGCCATGAAACTTGCCATCCAG ttttggATAACAGAGAAACCGCTCTGGGACCAGAAATGAGTTCTGTGTCGATCTACATCTACGTTGCTGTTGTCATCATCGTCATCCTGGtggtgtctctgtgtgtgtgggcagcAGTCAACAT GAGGAAAGCAGGACCACAGAAGAAAGTGGACTCTCTGCTTCCCAAGCTGCTTACCAACAACTTGACTCAGAGAGTTTCAAAGATCTACAGCGGCAAGAAAATGTGCACTGATGtcgtcatttaa